From a region of the Pseudoxanthomonas sp. X-1 genome:
- a CDS encoding M13-type metalloendopeptidase yields MNLSQKTPLLLSLSIAAALAGCNKAPSAAPATEAAAPAVAATPAAPPALAVDVSRLPAFNAFQPTDLGPADAACKDLNAYANAKWLAANPVPADRTSWGSFEVLSERSEAVQQQLAEQAAAGTDATGVTKIVGDFWATGMDRAKIDAQGLDPLKDTLAAIDGLSDTARITDYLRSEAAAGRNPLFGFGASPDFKDSSVNIAYAFQGGLGLPDPEYYTKADNKAKLQAYQAHIARTLELAGVPAQAAATQAGEVIAFETRLAKVSKTSTELSRDAKLSYNPVTLEQADKLTPNWSWTAFFKSQGVAAPTQFSLAIPAFHKEVSAMLGDTAPATWQAYLRFHAIDEASPYLSQPFVDEHFAFWNKTLRGQQQIRPLPKRVLSTLNRQAGETLGQLYVKAAFPAEAKAQMETLVGNLRTALKARIEKLDWMSEATKAKAIEKWNTFTPKIGYPDKWRDWSGLHTSRDSYIGNVLAAQTFNYRYELSKIGKPVDRTEWGMTPQTINAYYNPQQNEIVFPAAILQPPFFDPKADAALNYGGIGAVIGHEMTHGYDDQGSRFGPSGNFIDDPGWWTQQDFQAFKARAAALIAQFDGYTTPQGKVSGQLTLGENIADLGGLNTAFDAMQAANAGKEDPKIDGLTQDQRFFLNWATVWRRNFKPEELAVRLKTDPHAPAQFRAIGAPSNMPAYAAAFACKPGDAMVRDDAHRVVIW; encoded by the coding sequence GTGAACCTGTCCCAGAAGACCCCGCTCCTGCTGTCCCTGTCCATCGCCGCCGCCCTGGCCGGCTGCAACAAGGCGCCGTCCGCCGCGCCTGCCACCGAGGCCGCCGCGCCCGCCGTCGCAGCGACGCCGGCCGCTCCGCCAGCGTTGGCCGTGGATGTCTCCAGGCTGCCGGCGTTCAACGCCTTCCAGCCCACCGACCTCGGCCCGGCCGATGCGGCGTGCAAGGACCTCAACGCCTACGCCAACGCCAAGTGGCTGGCCGCCAACCCGGTGCCGGCCGATCGCACCAGCTGGGGCAGCTTCGAGGTGCTGAGCGAGCGCTCGGAGGCCGTGCAGCAGCAGCTGGCCGAACAGGCCGCCGCGGGCACCGACGCGACGGGCGTGACCAAGATCGTCGGCGACTTCTGGGCCACCGGCATGGACCGGGCCAAGATCGACGCCCAGGGCCTGGACCCGCTCAAGGACACGCTGGCCGCCATCGACGGGCTGAGCGACACCGCCCGGATCACCGACTACCTGCGCAGCGAAGCGGCGGCCGGGCGCAACCCGCTGTTCGGCTTCGGCGCCAGCCCGGACTTCAAGGACTCCAGCGTCAACATCGCCTACGCCTTCCAGGGCGGTCTGGGCCTGCCCGATCCGGAGTACTACACCAAGGCCGACAACAAGGCCAAGCTGCAGGCCTACCAGGCGCACATCGCCCGCACGCTGGAACTGGCCGGCGTCCCGGCGCAGGCCGCGGCCACGCAGGCCGGCGAGGTCATCGCCTTCGAGACGCGCCTGGCCAAGGTGTCCAAGACCAGCACCGAGCTCTCGCGCGACGCCAAGCTGTCCTACAACCCAGTCACGCTGGAGCAGGCCGACAAGCTCACCCCCAACTGGTCCTGGACCGCGTTCTTCAAATCCCAGGGCGTGGCCGCGCCGACGCAGTTCTCGCTGGCCATCCCGGCCTTCCACAAGGAGGTCTCGGCGATGCTGGGCGATACCGCCCCGGCGACCTGGCAGGCCTACCTGCGCTTCCACGCCATCGACGAGGCGAGCCCGTATCTGAGCCAGCCCTTCGTCGATGAGCACTTCGCCTTCTGGAACAAGACCCTGCGCGGCCAGCAGCAGATCCGCCCGCTGCCCAAGCGGGTGCTGTCCACGCTCAACCGCCAGGCCGGCGAAACCCTGGGCCAGCTATACGTCAAGGCCGCCTTCCCGGCCGAGGCCAAGGCGCAGATGGAAACGCTGGTGGGCAACCTGCGCACCGCGCTGAAGGCGCGCATCGAGAAGCTGGACTGGATGAGCGAGGCGACCAAGGCCAAGGCCATCGAGAAGTGGAACACCTTCACCCCCAAGATCGGCTATCCGGACAAGTGGCGCGACTGGTCCGGCCTGCACACCAGCCGCGACAGCTACATCGGCAACGTGCTGGCCGCGCAGACGTTCAACTACCGCTACGAGCTGTCCAAGATCGGCAAGCCGGTGGACCGCACCGAGTGGGGCATGACGCCGCAGACGATCAACGCCTACTACAACCCGCAGCAGAACGAGATCGTGTTCCCGGCCGCGATCCTGCAGCCGCCGTTCTTCGATCCCAAGGCCGACGCGGCGCTCAACTACGGCGGCATCGGCGCGGTGATCGGCCACGAGATGACCCACGGCTACGACGACCAGGGCAGCCGCTTCGGGCCGTCGGGCAACTTCATCGACGATCCGGGCTGGTGGACGCAGCAGGACTTCCAGGCCTTCAAGGCGCGCGCCGCCGCGCTGATCGCCCAGTTCGACGGCTACACCACGCCGCAGGGCAAGGTCAGCGGCCAGCTGACCCTGGGCGAGAACATCGCCGACCTGGGCGGCCTGAACACCGCCTTCGATGCGATGCAGGCGGCCAATGCCGGCAAGGAGGATCCCAAGATCGATGGCCTGACCCAGGACCAGCGCTTCTTCCTCAACTGGGCCACCGTGTGGCGTCGCAACTTCAAGCCCGAGGAGCTGGCCGTGCGCCTGAAGACCGACCCGCATGCCCCGGCGCAGTTCCGCGCCATCGGCGCGCCGTCGAACATGCCGGCCTACGCCGCCGCCTTCGCCTGCAAGCCCGGCGATGCGATGGTCCGCGACGACGCGCACCGCGTGGTGATCTGGTAA
- a CDS encoding dihydrofolate reductase family protein encodes MAMSLDGFVSDIEGSNGWMFTGDQAAMAWKVDAVSNAGLHIMGSRTFRAMAGFWPTAISPFAAPMNRIPKAVFTRQGPAILQAAPAANAPQTSATEAQVAALQPGGESWAEAYVAGGDLADEVARLKADDGPPIVAHGGAAFVRSLIARNLVDEYALLVYPLALGQGLPIFSELTGKRHLALVDTTAFPSGVVAQTYRAV; translated from the coding sequence ATGGCGATGTCGCTCGACGGTTTCGTCAGCGACATCGAGGGCTCCAACGGCTGGATGTTCACCGGCGATCAGGCCGCCATGGCCTGGAAGGTGGACGCCGTGTCGAACGCGGGCCTGCACATCATGGGCAGCCGCACGTTCCGGGCCATGGCCGGCTTCTGGCCCACGGCGATCTCGCCGTTCGCCGCGCCGATGAACCGCATTCCCAAGGCGGTGTTCACGCGGCAGGGGCCGGCCATCCTGCAGGCGGCCCCTGCCGCCAATGCACCGCAGACCAGCGCCACGGAAGCGCAAGTCGCCGCGCTACAGCCCGGCGGCGAAAGCTGGGCCGAGGCTTATGTCGCCGGCGGTGACCTCGCCGACGAGGTCGCTAGGCTCAAAGCCGATGATGGCCCGCCGATCGTCGCCCACGGCGGCGCTGCCTTCGTGCGCAGCCTGATCGCTCGGAATCTGGTCGACGAGTACGCGCTGCTGGTCTATCCACTCGCCCTGGGTCAGGGCCTTCCGATCTTTTCGGAGCTGACCGGGAAGCGCCATCTTGCCCTGGTCGACACGACCGCGTTTCCGAGCGGGGTCGTCGCGCAGACCTATCGGGCCGTGTAG
- a CDS encoding NAD(P)/FAD-dependent oxidoreductase, with product MSRPPCDVLLVGGGHNGLTCAAYLARAGLRVTVLERRGVVGGAAVTEEFHPGFRNSVASYTVSLLQPRVIDDLDLCGHGLRIVQRRHGNFLPLPDGQYLLTGAGQTQAQVAKFSARDAQALPAYEARLEAIADVLRALALQPPPNVSDAGWWQALPELLRGARLGRRLMALDMTLRQELLDLFTLSAAEYLDRWFESAPIKALFGFDGVVGHYASPYTPGTAYVLLHHVFGEVEGVKGAWGHAIGGMGAITQAMAAAARAAGATIRTDAGVEEVLVEDGRAVGVRLHTGEELRARCVVANVNPKLLYQRLLRPGHVPAATAQRMEHWRCGSGTFRMNVALAGLPSFSALPGEGDHLTAGIILAPSLDYMERAYIDARAHGWARAPIVELLIPSTLDDTLAPPGRHVASLFCQHVAPQLPDGRSWDDHREEVADLMIATVERYAPGFGASVLGRQIKSPLDLERDFGLIGGDIFHGALTLNQLFAARPALGQADYRGAIPGLYLCGAGTHPGGGVTGAPGHNAAQVVLGDLR from the coding sequence ATGAGCCGGCCGCCCTGCGACGTGCTGCTGGTCGGCGGCGGCCACAACGGCCTGACCTGCGCGGCCTACCTGGCCCGCGCCGGTCTGCGGGTCACGGTGCTGGAGCGCCGCGGCGTGGTCGGCGGCGCGGCGGTGACCGAGGAGTTCCATCCGGGCTTCCGCAACTCGGTGGCGTCCTACACCGTCTCGCTGCTGCAGCCGCGGGTGATCGACGATCTCGACCTGTGCGGTCACGGGCTGCGCATCGTCCAGCGCCGCCATGGCAACTTCCTGCCGCTGCCCGATGGCCAGTACCTGCTCACCGGCGCCGGCCAGACGCAGGCGCAGGTGGCCAAGTTCTCCGCGCGCGATGCGCAGGCCCTGCCGGCCTACGAGGCGCGGCTGGAGGCCATCGCCGATGTGCTGCGCGCGCTGGCCCTGCAGCCGCCGCCCAACGTCTCCGACGCGGGCTGGTGGCAGGCGCTGCCCGAACTGCTGCGCGGCGCCAGGCTGGGGCGCCGGCTGATGGCGCTGGACATGACACTGCGCCAGGAACTGCTGGACCTGTTCACGCTCTCGGCCGCGGAGTATCTGGACCGCTGGTTCGAGAGCGCGCCGATCAAGGCGCTGTTCGGCTTCGACGGGGTGGTCGGCCATTACGCCAGCCCGTACACACCGGGCACGGCCTATGTGCTGCTGCATCACGTGTTCGGCGAGGTCGAAGGGGTCAAGGGCGCCTGGGGCCACGCCATCGGCGGCATGGGCGCCATCACCCAGGCCATGGCCGCCGCCGCGCGCGCGGCCGGCGCCACGATCCGCACCGACGCCGGCGTCGAGGAAGTGCTGGTCGAAGATGGCCGGGCGGTCGGCGTGCGGCTGCACACCGGCGAGGAACTGCGCGCGCGCTGCGTGGTCGCCAACGTCAATCCGAAGCTGCTCTACCAGCGCCTGCTGCGTCCCGGGCACGTGCCCGCCGCCACCGCGCAGCGCATGGAGCACTGGCGCTGCGGCTCGGGCACCTTCCGCATGAATGTCGCCCTCGCCGGACTGCCGTCCTTCAGCGCCCTGCCCGGCGAGGGCGACCATCTCACCGCCGGCATCATCCTGGCGCCGTCGCTGGACTACATGGAGCGCGCCTACATCGACGCGCGCGCGCACGGCTGGGCGCGCGCGCCCATTGTCGAACTCCTGATCCCCTCGACCCTGGACGATACGCTGGCGCCGCCCGGCCGACATGTGGCCAGCCTGTTCTGCCAGCACGTCGCCCCGCAGCTGCCGGACGGCCGCAGCTGGGACGACCATCGCGAGGAAGTGGCCGACCTGATGATCGCCACGGTCGAGCGCTACGCGCCGGGCTTCGGCGCCTCGGTCCTGGGCCGGCAGATCAAGAGTCCGCTGGATCTGGAGCGCGACTTCGGCCTGATCGGTGGCGACATCTTCCATGGCGCGCTGACGCTCAACCAGCTGTTCGCCGCGCGCCCCGCGCTCGGGCAGGCCGACTATCGCGGCGCGATCCCCGGCCTTTACCTGTGCGGTGCCGGCACCCATCCCGGCGGCGGCGTCACCGGCGCGCCGGGCCACAACGCGGCGCAGGTGGTCCTCGGCGACCTGCGCTGA
- a CDS encoding M13 family metallopeptidase, translating into MTPLRHARTPSLLALALLVALGSGDAFAQKKSKKAPAKKAPPVAAECTDFYAAANADWLKANPLPAGVGAISALGNMRDYSLQQQKALLDGAMQSPQGNVQKLLGDFWASGLDEAAIEADGAKPIAPLLDRINGIKKNKDLPAAIAALHQVGIPVAFNFSPDVDLKALDRHIGYFMQGGLGLPDPAYYTRGDAPTRELLGRYRAYVKQILALTGTPADQLDAQSAQVIDLETRLATASRPLEQLANPFNNYAPVPVADLKKQYKALQLADFLQAQGVKDDTVSLADPNLFAQLDTLIKSLPPEQWKAYLRWRVGDAMAPYLAKSWRDASYNFRGRVLEGKTQPDERWVSVLEAINTAAGPMLGREYTARYLPQTTRQQAEAIAKGVRDALDRALDRNAWMSPQAKTEAKAKLAKLDIEIGAPKRDLDYTVQPMGRGSFGGNMLIASTWRHREEMKRIGRGNAERRWNVLPQQPALAYDLAQNRLIVTAAVLQPPVFDATRDVSALYGAFGSLVGHELTRGFDAKGRMIDANGQLRDWWTPADVTAWNALGARVTSQYNGYAYPGLTATKVNGTLTRDEDLADLSGVELAWEAFNAAQPAANPGAQQTFFRSWSQLWAQQVAPQEATLRQASDTHAPGPVRSDAPLQNQPAFGATFQCKAGNPMVRPDAEQIGIWR; encoded by the coding sequence ATGACGCCTCTGCGCCACGCCCGTACGCCCTCCCTGCTCGCCCTGGCCCTGCTCGTCGCACTCGGCAGCGGCGATGCCTTCGCCCAGAAGAAGTCGAAGAAGGCCCCGGCCAAGAAGGCCCCGCCGGTCGCCGCCGAGTGCACCGATTTCTACGCCGCGGCCAATGCCGACTGGCTCAAGGCCAACCCGCTGCCGGCCGGCGTGGGCGCCATCTCCGCGCTGGGGAACATGCGTGACTACAGCCTGCAGCAGCAGAAGGCCCTGCTGGACGGCGCCATGCAGTCCCCGCAGGGCAACGTGCAGAAGCTGCTGGGCGACTTCTGGGCCAGCGGCCTGGACGAGGCGGCCATCGAGGCCGACGGCGCCAAGCCGATCGCGCCGCTGCTGGACCGCATCAACGGCATCAAGAAGAACAAGGACCTGCCGGCCGCGATCGCCGCGCTGCACCAGGTCGGCATCCCGGTGGCGTTCAACTTCAGCCCGGACGTGGACCTGAAGGCGCTGGACCGCCACATCGGCTACTTCATGCAGGGCGGCCTGGGCCTGCCCGACCCGGCCTACTACACCCGCGGCGACGCGCCCACGCGCGAACTGCTGGGCCGCTACCGCGCCTACGTCAAGCAGATCCTGGCCCTGACCGGCACGCCGGCCGACCAGCTCGACGCGCAGTCCGCCCAGGTCATCGACCTGGAGACCCGCCTGGCCACCGCCTCGCGTCCGCTGGAGCAGCTGGCCAACCCGTTCAACAACTACGCGCCGGTCCCGGTCGCCGACCTGAAGAAGCAGTACAAGGCATTGCAGCTGGCCGACTTCCTCCAGGCCCAGGGCGTGAAGGATGACACCGTCTCGCTGGCCGACCCCAACCTGTTCGCGCAGCTGGACACGCTGATCAAGAGCCTGCCGCCGGAGCAGTGGAAGGCTTACCTGCGCTGGCGCGTGGGCGATGCGATGGCGCCATACCTGGCCAAGTCCTGGCGCGATGCGTCCTACAACTTCCGCGGCCGCGTGCTGGAAGGCAAGACCCAGCCCGACGAGCGCTGGGTGTCGGTCCTGGAGGCGATCAACACCGCCGCCGGCCCGATGCTGGGCCGCGAGTACACCGCGCGCTACCTGCCGCAGACCACCCGCCAGCAGGCCGAGGCCATCGCCAAGGGCGTGCGCGACGCGCTGGACCGCGCGCTGGACCGCAACGCCTGGATGAGCCCGCAGGCCAAGACCGAGGCCAAGGCCAAGCTGGCCAAGCTGGACATCGAGATCGGCGCGCCCAAGCGCGACCTGGACTACACCGTGCAGCCGATGGGCCGCGGCAGCTTCGGCGGCAACATGCTCATCGCCAGCACCTGGCGCCACCGCGAGGAAATGAAGCGCATCGGCCGCGGCAACGCCGAACGCCGCTGGAACGTGCTGCCGCAGCAGCCGGCGCTGGCCTACGACCTGGCCCAGAACCGCCTGATCGTCACCGCCGCGGTGCTGCAGCCGCCGGTGTTCGACGCCACGCGCGATGTGTCGGCGCTGTACGGCGCGTTCGGCTCACTGGTCGGGCACGAGCTGACCCGCGGCTTCGACGCCAAGGGCCGCATGATCGACGCCAATGGCCAGCTGCGCGACTGGTGGACCCCGGCCGACGTGACCGCCTGGAATGCGCTGGGCGCGCGGGTGACCAGCCAGTACAACGGCTATGCCTACCCCGGCCTGACCGCCACCAAGGTCAACGGCACGCTGACCCGCGACGAGGACCTGGCCGACCTGTCCGGCGTGGAGCTGGCATGGGAGGCCTTCAACGCCGCCCAGCCGGCCGCCAACCCGGGCGCCCAGCAGACCTTCTTCCGCAGCTGGTCGCAGCTGTGGGCACAGCAGGTCGCCCCGCAGGAGGCCACGCTGCGCCAGGCCAGCGATACCCATGCGCCGGGCCCCGTGCGCAGCGATGCGCCGCTGCAGA
- a CDS encoding CHASE2 domain-containing protein, translating into MNTRSAPSRGTRRWLAGRAGIGARLLTALGAAALVVLLAVSQITAPLDAALFDTLAAQRARPADARVVVVAIDADSERQFGPWPWPRRELAALLDRLSAAGTRAVGLQLLLAQPSLFDPHGDALLAQAIARNGAVVLPVVPDLPAAPQPATALLPDPGLARAAAALGHVDVMGDRDGVARRLPLRAGLGNAGWPAMAEVLADLARDGAPPPTASAPLPASPPSQARWVRDRIVLLPYPARETRIARVAAAGVLDGRVGADALAGRVALVGRPDAPFERLRAPGGRTLPALEIQANALARLLEGSAVWPMPLAAQTLLSIMLVTLPLLLLGLPGLRRLWTPMLVAIGLTVLLCWALLLAGAWFPPMPALLVLALGLAAGGARAWRRARRRSLTDAQTGLANRAGFDLRLERDVRQARRRRQPLSLLLVEIRPGSPAAQHSGELAAAVASALRLRAQGPRDLAARLDAGRFAALLGGAPAHVAALVATALQADLEGRPGRPGPATAGQALRMGLASLQAEDLQGADLLLRATRDLVAVREPFPR; encoded by the coding sequence TTGAACACGCGCTCCGCCCCAAGCCGTGGCACGCGACGGTGGCTGGCCGGTCGCGCCGGGATCGGCGCGCGCCTGCTGACGGCGCTGGGCGCCGCTGCGCTGGTGGTCCTGCTGGCCGTCTCGCAGATCACCGCACCGCTGGATGCCGCCCTGTTCGACACCCTGGCCGCCCAGCGCGCGCGCCCGGCCGATGCCCGGGTCGTGGTGGTCGCCATCGATGCGGACAGCGAGCGCCAGTTCGGCCCCTGGCCGTGGCCGCGGCGCGAGCTGGCCGCGCTGCTGGACCGGCTCTCGGCCGCCGGCACGCGCGCAGTCGGGCTGCAGTTGCTGCTGGCCCAGCCCAGCCTGTTCGATCCGCATGGCGACGCCCTGCTGGCCCAGGCGATCGCCCGCAACGGCGCGGTCGTCCTGCCGGTGGTGCCCGACCTGCCGGCGGCGCCGCAGCCGGCCACCGCCCTGCTGCCGGACCCCGGACTGGCCCGGGCCGCCGCCGCGCTGGGCCATGTGGACGTGATGGGGGACCGCGACGGCGTGGCCCGGCGCCTGCCGCTGCGCGCCGGCCTGGGCAATGCAGGGTGGCCCGCCATGGCGGAGGTGCTCGCCGATCTCGCCAGGGACGGCGCACCACCGCCGACCGCCTCCGCGCCGCTGCCTGCCTCGCCACCGTCGCAGGCGCGCTGGGTGCGCGATCGGATCGTGCTGCTGCCCTACCCGGCGCGGGAGACTCGGATCGCCCGCGTCGCGGCGGCCGGCGTGCTGGACGGGCGCGTGGGTGCCGACGCGCTGGCCGGACGCGTGGCGCTGGTCGGCCGGCCCGACGCCCCGTTCGAGCGCCTGCGCGCGCCCGGTGGTCGCACCCTTCCCGCGCTGGAGATCCAGGCCAACGCGCTGGCGCGGCTGCTGGAAGGCAGCGCCGTCTGGCCGATGCCGCTGGCTGCGCAGACGCTGCTGTCGATCATGCTGGTCACCCTGCCCTTGCTGCTGCTGGGCCTGCCGGGGCTGCGCCGGCTGTGGACGCCGATGCTGGTGGCTATCGGGCTGACGGTGCTGCTGTGCTGGGCCCTGCTGCTGGCCGGGGCCTGGTTCCCGCCGATGCCGGCGCTGCTGGTGCTGGCCCTGGGCCTGGCCGCCGGCGGTGCGCGCGCCTGGCGCCGCGCGCGCCGGCGCAGCCTCACCGATGCGCAGACCGGCCTGGCCAACCGCGCCGGCTTCGACCTGCGCCTGGAGCGCGATGTACGCCAGGCGCGCCGCCGGCGCCAGCCGTTGTCGCTGCTGCTGGTCGAGATCCGCCCGGGGTCGCCCGCGGCACAGCACAGCGGCGAACTGGCGGCCGCCGTGGCCAGCGCCCTGCGCCTGCGCGCGCAGGGACCGCGGGATCTGGCCGCGCGCCTGGACGCGGGGCGCTTCGCCGCGCTGCTGGGCGGCGCGCCGGCGCACGTGGCCGCGCTGGTCGCCACCGCGCTGCAGGCCGACCTGGAAGGCCGCCCGGGCCGCCCCGGCCCGGCCACCGCCGGCCAGGCCCTGCGCATGGGCCTGGCCAGCCTGCAGGCCGAGGACCTGCAGGGCGCCGACCTGCTGCTGCGCGCCACCCGCGACCTGGTGGCCGTGCGCGAGCCGTTCCCCCGCTGA
- a CDS encoding M13 family metallopeptidase: protein MNAPKLIALSLAVATALSACKQDKPAEPAASTPPPATAAAAAPAAPSFDVSELDKNIDACNDFNGFVNAKWVKANPIPDDRTSWGAFNALAETSLNTQHELVEAAAKNTSAASDSVEHKVGALYAAGMDEATIDKLGYTPIQPTLDAIAGLKNNQDVAKYIVDRYAQGDGQVFEFGAGADFQHADMQIAYANEGGLGLPTKDYYTDPKYADIREAYQAYIAKSFELTGTPADAAKAQAQQVFDLEKSLAAATLSPVEGRDPKNQYHFVTVAEADKVTPHFSWETFFNAQGVSIDKGFSLSQPKFFAQFDKLLVSAPTAQWQAYLRFHAIDGAANALSKPFADASFDFWGKTLSGQPQQKPRWKRVLGSVNHAMGEGLGQLYVAKVFTPEAKARATELVDNVRNALKARIENLDWMSAETKAKAIAKWDTFLPKIGYPDTWRDWAGLQIKGGDYYGDLQAAQKFNYQYDIAKIGKPTDRKEWGMTPQTVNAYYNPTDNTINFPAAILQPPFFDAKADDALNYGGIGAVIGHEASHGFDDEGSQFDGAGNNVNWWTKEDRSKFEERTKKLVDQFNAYTPIEGKPDLHVNGQLTLGENIADLGGVNVAYDALQAALKQHPEEAGKQIDGYTPDQRFFLNWARVWRGAVREKQAIVYLNADPHAPMSLRAIAAPSNMPAFASAFQCKAGDAMVRPDDKRVVIW, encoded by the coding sequence GTGAACGCACCGAAACTGATCGCCCTGTCCCTGGCCGTCGCCACGGCCCTGTCCGCCTGCAAGCAGGACAAGCCCGCCGAGCCGGCCGCCTCCACGCCGCCGCCGGCCACCGCCGCCGCCGCGGCGCCGGCCGCCCCGTCCTTCGATGTGTCCGAACTGGACAAGAACATCGACGCCTGCAACGACTTCAACGGCTTCGTCAACGCCAAGTGGGTCAAGGCCAACCCGATCCCCGACGACCGCACCAGCTGGGGCGCGTTCAACGCGCTGGCCGAGACCAGCCTCAACACCCAGCACGAGCTGGTCGAGGCCGCGGCCAAGAACACCAGCGCCGCCAGCGACAGCGTCGAGCACAAGGTCGGCGCGCTGTACGCGGCAGGCATGGACGAGGCCACCATCGACAAGCTGGGCTATACCCCGATCCAGCCGACGCTGGACGCCATCGCCGGGCTGAAGAACAACCAGGACGTGGCCAAGTACATCGTCGACCGTTACGCCCAAGGCGATGGCCAGGTGTTCGAGTTCGGCGCCGGCGCCGACTTCCAGCACGCCGACATGCAGATCGCCTACGCCAACGAGGGCGGCCTGGGCCTGCCGACCAAGGACTACTACACCGATCCCAAGTACGCCGACATCCGCGAGGCCTACCAGGCCTACATCGCCAAGTCCTTCGAGCTGACCGGCACGCCGGCCGATGCGGCCAAGGCGCAGGCCCAGCAGGTGTTCGACCTGGAGAAGTCGCTGGCTGCCGCCACGCTCTCGCCGGTGGAGGGGCGCGATCCGAAGAATCAGTACCACTTCGTCACGGTGGCCGAGGCCGACAAGGTCACCCCGCACTTCTCTTGGGAGACCTTCTTCAACGCCCAGGGCGTGAGCATCGACAAGGGCTTCTCGCTGTCCCAGCCCAAGTTCTTCGCCCAGTTCGACAAGCTGCTGGTCAGCGCGCCGACCGCGCAGTGGCAGGCCTACCTGCGCTTCCACGCCATCGACGGCGCCGCCAACGCGCTGAGCAAGCCCTTCGCCGACGCCAGCTTCGACTTCTGGGGCAAGACCCTGTCCGGCCAGCCGCAGCAGAAGCCGCGCTGGAAGCGCGTGCTGGGCTCGGTCAATCACGCCATGGGCGAGGGCCTGGGCCAGCTGTACGTGGCGAAGGTCTTCACGCCGGAGGCCAAGGCCCGCGCCACCGAGCTGGTGGACAACGTGCGCAACGCCCTCAAGGCACGCATCGAGAACCTGGACTGGATGAGCGCCGAGACCAAGGCCAAGGCGATCGCCAAGTGGGACACCTTCCTGCCCAAGATCGGCTACCCGGACACCTGGCGCGACTGGGCCGGGCTGCAGATCAAGGGCGGTGACTACTACGGCGACCTGCAGGCCGCGCAGAAGTTCAACTACCAGTACGACATCGCCAAGATCGGCAAGCCGACCGACCGCAAGGAATGGGGCATGACCCCGCAGACGGTCAACGCGTACTACAACCCGACCGATAACACGATCAACTTCCCGGCCGCGATCCTGCAGCCGCCGTTCTTCGACGCCAAGGCCGACGACGCGCTCAACTACGGCGGCATCGGCGCGGTGATCGGCCACGAGGCCAGCCACGGCTTCGACGACGAGGGCAGCCAGTTCGATGGCGCCGGCAACAACGTCAACTGGTGGACCAAGGAAGACCGCAGCAAGTTCGAGGAGCGCACCAAGAAGCTGGTGGACCAGTTCAACGCCTACACCCCGATCGAGGGCAAGCCGGACCTGCACGTCAACGGCCAGCTGACCCTGGGCGAGAACATCGCCGACCTGGGCGGCGTGAACGTGGCCTACGACGCGCTGCAGGCCGCGCTGAAGCAGCACCCGGAAGAGGCCGGCAAGCAGATCGACGGCTACACCCCGGACCAGCGCTTCTTCCTCAACTGGGCCCGCGTGTGGCGCGGCGCGGTGCGCGAGAAGCAGGCGATCGTCTACCTCAACGCCGATCCGCACGCGCCGATGTCCCTGCGTGCCATCGCCGCCCCGTCCAACATGCCGGCCTTCGCCAGCGCCTTCCAGTGCAAGGCCGGCGATGCGATGGTCCGCCCGGACGACAAGCGCGTGGTGATCTGGTAA